One region of Cobetia sp. cqz5-12 genomic DNA includes:
- a CDS encoding YceI family protein gives MRFQTALRTLTATLILSSAASAQAAWKLDGDVSQLSFQTTKMAKSGASTVETDAFTSWRARVNDAGQLSVEIDLDSASTGIDIRDQRVSEKLFESGTYPLAVMTASLDMPTLKVMEPGDTQQVDVEGQLTLHDNTQNLPVSLQVTRLRGDRWLVQTLTPVMVDAEQFALVDGIRTLRDLAGLGNIATQVPVNVKAVMVQED, from the coding sequence ATGCGATTCCAGACTGCGCTGCGCACCCTGACCGCCACCCTGATCCTGAGTAGCGCTGCCAGCGCGCAGGCCGCCTGGAAGCTGGATGGTGATGTGTCACAGCTGAGCTTCCAGACCACCAAGATGGCCAAGTCGGGCGCCAGCACCGTCGAGACGGATGCTTTCACCTCCTGGCGGGCGCGCGTCAATGACGCCGGTCAGCTGTCGGTGGAGATCGACCTCGACTCCGCCAGTACCGGCATCGACATTCGTGACCAGCGCGTCAGCGAGAAGCTGTTCGAGTCCGGCACCTATCCGTTGGCCGTGATGACCGCCAGTCTCGATATGCCGACCCTCAAGGTGATGGAGCCGGGCGATACCCAGCAGGTGGATGTCGAAGGCCAGCTGACGTTGCACGACAATACCCAGAACCTGCCGGTGAGCCTGCAGGTAACGCGCCTGCGCGGCGATCGCTGGCTGGTGCAGACCCTCACGCCGGTGATGGTCGATGCTGAGCAGTTCGCGCTGGTCGATGGCATTCGCACCCTGCGTGACCTGGCCGGGCTCGGCAACATCGCGACCCAGGTGCCAGTCAACGTCAAGGCCGTGATGGTGCAGGAAGACTGA
- a CDS encoding SanA/YdcF family protein, with the protein MRAGWTIVGLLAAGAMTVVGLNLWVVMATHDRIATSPLTCQSREVGIVFGTSHGLVGGGSNPHYQARLDTAAQLYRLRRVSNLLLSGDNRTRYYNEPMTMWRDLRARNVPQEFMTLDYAGFSTFDTLVRAHKVFGVDEAVLVTQPWHLPRALFIADALGLEAVGCPAISERQPPGLKLMLREWLARAATVGDLYLWGRKPRFLGPQETLPTPVLSSHSSSHPSSSHSSDKLSMLPAADSVEYGEGQQAAASREMADGEDVADEENAAGSPDPHALARQAQASLLASLPGVKQALLQWLPVRSETR; encoded by the coding sequence ATGCGGGCTGGCTGGACCATCGTCGGTCTGCTGGCCGCCGGTGCAATGACGGTGGTCGGGCTCAACCTCTGGGTCGTGATGGCAACGCACGATCGCATTGCCACGTCACCGCTGACCTGTCAGAGCCGTGAGGTGGGGATCGTGTTCGGCACCTCCCACGGCCTGGTGGGCGGGGGCAGCAATCCGCACTATCAGGCGCGCCTCGATACCGCCGCTCAGCTCTACCGCCTGCGGCGCGTCTCCAACCTGCTGCTTTCGGGAGACAATCGCACCCGTTACTACAATGAGCCGATGACCATGTGGCGTGACCTGCGAGCGCGCAACGTGCCGCAGGAGTTCATGACGCTCGATTACGCGGGCTTCTCCACCTTCGATACCCTCGTGCGAGCCCACAAGGTCTTCGGTGTCGACGAGGCGGTGCTGGTCACCCAGCCGTGGCATCTGCCGCGTGCGCTGTTCATCGCCGATGCGCTGGGGCTCGAGGCAGTGGGCTGTCCGGCCATCTCCGAGCGCCAGCCGCCGGGGCTCAAGCTGATGTTGCGTGAGTGGCTGGCCCGTGCGGCGACAGTGGGTGACCTCTATCTGTGGGGGCGCAAGCCGCGCTTCCTCGGGCCGCAGGAGACGCTGCCGACGCCAGTGTTGTCATCGCACTCATCTTCGCATCCCTCATCATCCCATTCCTCAGACAAGCTCTCGATGTTGCCGGCGGCGGACTCCGTGGAATACGGGGAAGGGCAGCAGGCCGCTGCCAGTCGTGAGATGGCGGATGGAGAGGATGTGGCGGATGAAGAGAATGCTGCCGGCTCACCGGACCCGCATGCCCTCGCGCGTCAGGCGCAGGCAAGCCTGCTGGCCAGTCTGCCCGGAGTGAAGCAGGCATTGCTCCAATGGCTGCCTGTCAGGTCTGAGACGCGCTAG
- the rimK gene encoding 30S ribosomal protein S6--L-glutamate ligase has protein sequence MHIGILSRNSRLYSTRRLIEAAEARGYTARVVDTLRCYMNIASHRPSIHYKGAEIEHFDAVVPRIGASVTFYGCAVLRQFEMMGTYVVNDSVAISRSRDKLRSLQLLSRKGLGLPVTGFAHSPDDIPDLITMVKGAPLVIKLLEGTQGIGVVLAETNQAAESVIQAFMGMKANIMVQEYIKEARGADIRCLVVGDKVVASMKRQAADGEFRSNLHRGGTASEIRITPEERSTAIRAAKAMGLAVAGVDLLRANHGPVIMEVNSSPGLQGIETATGKDIAGLIIDHIAKSAAPSKKIPPKPKG, from the coding sequence ATGCATATCGGTATCCTGTCGCGTAACTCACGCCTCTACTCCACCCGCCGCCTGATCGAGGCCGCCGAGGCACGTGGCTACACCGCACGCGTGGTGGACACGCTGCGTTGCTACATGAACATCGCCTCGCACCGCCCGTCCATCCATTACAAGGGCGCCGAGATCGAGCACTTCGACGCTGTCGTGCCGCGCATCGGTGCCTCCGTCACCTTCTATGGCTGCGCCGTGCTGCGTCAGTTCGAGATGATGGGCACCTACGTGGTCAATGATTCCGTGGCCATCTCCCGCTCACGCGACAAGCTGCGCTCGCTGCAGCTGCTGTCGCGCAAGGGGCTGGGCCTGCCGGTCACCGGCTTCGCGCATTCGCCGGATGACATCCCCGACCTGATCACCATGGTCAAGGGCGCGCCGCTGGTCATCAAGCTGCTGGAAGGCACCCAGGGCATCGGCGTGGTGCTCGCCGAGACCAACCAGGCCGCCGAGAGCGTGATCCAGGCCTTCATGGGCATGAAAGCCAACATCATGGTGCAGGAATACATCAAGGAAGCGCGTGGCGCCGACATCCGCTGCCTGGTGGTGGGAGACAAGGTGGTGGCGTCGATGAAACGTCAGGCGGCTGATGGCGAGTTCCGCTCCAACCTGCATCGTGGCGGCACCGCGAGCGAGATCCGCATCACGCCGGAAGAGCGCTCCACCGCCATCCGCGCCGCCAAGGCCATGGGCCTGGCCGTCGCCGGTGTCGACCTGCTGCGCGCCAACCACGGACCGGTGATCATGGAAGTGAACTCCTCACCGGGCCTGCAGGGCATCGAGACTGCCACCGGCAAGGACATCGCCGGTCTGATCATCGATCACATCGCCAAGTCTGCCGCACCGTCCAAGAAGATTCCGCCCAAGCCCAAGGGCTGA
- a CDS encoding ATP-dependent zinc protease family protein: protein MSHHKNTSRHHIDKAPPLDLKTLNHDLLGFRPRGVVGRRELIELPELKLHLNAKIDTGAHSSALHAESIEVFEQHDDLWVRFITRTGGSDSPPHTIETPVHDRRRVRSSNGQAEWRYAIRSRMKLAGLDYDIDMTLVDRSQMRHPILLGRRALRRLLVAPGAAYLHGEP from the coding sequence ATGTCGCATCACAAGAACACTTCGCGTCATCACATCGACAAGGCACCGCCCCTCGATCTCAAGACACTGAATCATGACCTGCTGGGCTTCCGCCCGCGTGGCGTGGTGGGTCGGCGTGAGTTGATCGAGCTGCCGGAGCTCAAGCTGCACCTCAATGCCAAGATCGACACCGGTGCGCATTCCAGTGCGCTGCATGCCGAGAGCATCGAGGTCTTTGAGCAGCACGATGACCTGTGGGTTCGCTTCATCACCCGGACTGGCGGTAGCGACTCCCCACCGCATACGATCGAGACGCCGGTGCATGATCGCCGCCGCGTGCGCTCATCCAATGGTCAGGCCGAGTGGCGCTACGCGATCCGCTCGCGCATGAAGCTGGCCGGGCTCGACTACGATATCGACATGACGCTGGTGGACCGCTCCCAGATGCGTCACCCCATTCTGCTGGGGCGCCGTGCCCTGCGTCGCCTGCTGGTCGCACCGGGCGCTGCCTATCTGCACGGCGAACCCTGA
- a CDS encoding DUF3549 family protein, whose amino-acid sequence MTPLSSLSNFFTRTGAELHLYHLGRTLAPLSLEQLEAFETEQQPWEQPFKGQARLACVFRPAGLDDPLVWFLALPLDEEGRLSPAQRDAFLERLITTLGQTALTVGRPELQQAEAGKIDNLMQDNPLAFTPDDSLRAMLHARASLDCDRPASQYYELAEQYLTAQLPLDDWPSLGLQGIADVLTRRGELSSELAAAFVQRLADLPDTPLRAIALCLEQAPPAHAQLAASLTEEYETELLSALIARGQAARDLGDLETLCACLRAAGASPRPAAAEWIDALLADDQAVNVDVLVAIAARGYAHLEDAERLPAFLTRLASCPQANFAALARDLALIPRLRLPVLMTLRNASADSPLGQALAALTRKADTANPAPRH is encoded by the coding sequence ATGACTCCTCTCTCTTCCTTGAGCAACTTCTTCACACGCACCGGCGCCGAGCTGCACCTCTATCACCTGGGGCGCACCCTGGCCCCACTCAGCCTTGAGCAACTGGAAGCCTTCGAGACCGAACAGCAGCCGTGGGAGCAGCCCTTCAAGGGCCAGGCACGCCTGGCATGCGTGTTCCGCCCGGCCGGGCTCGACGATCCGCTGGTGTGGTTTCTGGCCCTGCCGCTGGATGAAGAAGGCCGTCTCTCCCCCGCACAACGCGACGCCTTCCTCGAACGCCTGATCACGACATTGGGTCAGACGGCGCTGACCGTCGGTCGCCCTGAACTTCAGCAGGCCGAGGCCGGCAAGATCGACAACCTGATGCAGGACAACCCGCTGGCCTTCACGCCGGACGACAGCCTGCGCGCCATGCTGCACGCCCGCGCCAGCCTCGATTGCGACCGCCCTGCCAGCCAGTATTACGAGCTCGCCGAGCAGTATCTCACCGCCCAGCTACCGCTGGATGACTGGCCGTCACTGGGCCTGCAGGGCATCGCCGACGTGCTGACACGGCGCGGCGAGTTGTCCAGCGAGCTTGCCGCGGCCTTCGTGCAGCGCCTGGCTGACCTGCCGGATACGCCGCTGCGCGCCATCGCGCTGTGTCTGGAGCAGGCACCGCCCGCCCATGCCCAGCTGGCTGCCTCACTGACGGAAGAATACGAGACCGAGCTGCTCTCCGCCCTGATCGCGCGTGGCCAGGCCGCACGTGACCTGGGGGACCTGGAAACGCTGTGCGCCTGCCTGCGGGCCGCCGGTGCCAGCCCACGGCCTGCGGCGGCGGAGTGGATCGATGCCTTGCTGGCCGACGACCAGGCCGTCAATGTCGACGTGCTGGTCGCGATCGCCGCACGCGGCTACGCCCACCTGGAAGATGCCGAACGTCTGCCGGCCTTCCTGACCCGCCTGGCCAGCTGTCCGCAGGCCAACTTCGCCGCGCTGGCCCGCGACCTCGCCCTGATTCCGCGTCTGCGTCTGCCGGTACTGATGACACTGCGCAACGCAAGCGCGGACAGCCCGCTGGGGCAGGCGCTTGCCGCCCTGACCCGCAAGGCCGATACCGCCAATCCGGCCCCGCGTCATTGA
- a CDS encoding amino acid ABC transporter substrate-binding protein, with amino-acid sequence MAAALGATTLGSLAAQADTLKVGMSGGYFPFTFVKQDKLQGFEVDVLNAVGEITGDDIEFVTMSFSGLIGSLEAGRIDTVANQITITDARKAKFAFTQPYVYDGAQVVKRRGNDEITGVESLKGHSVAVNLGSNYEALMKELPYADQIDIKTYESNIEQDTALGRVDAFVMDRVSASQVIQKTPLPLELAGKPFSRLENALPFRKDAEGEAKRDEVDAALTELKENGRLAEISNKWFGNDITTP; translated from the coding sequence ATGGCTGCCGCGCTGGGTGCGACTACCCTGGGCAGCCTGGCGGCACAGGCTGATACCCTCAAGGTCGGCATGTCGGGCGGCTACTTCCCGTTCACCTTCGTCAAGCAGGACAAGCTGCAGGGCTTTGAAGTGGATGTGCTCAACGCCGTCGGCGAGATCACCGGCGACGACATCGAATTCGTGACCATGAGCTTCTCCGGCCTGATCGGCTCGCTGGAAGCCGGCCGCATCGACACCGTGGCCAACCAGATCACCATCACCGATGCGCGCAAGGCCAAGTTCGCCTTCACCCAGCCTTACGTCTATGACGGGGCTCAGGTGGTCAAGCGTCGCGGCAATGACGAGATCACCGGCGTCGAGTCCCTCAAGGGCCACAGCGTGGCGGTCAACCTGGGCTCCAACTACGAAGCGCTGATGAAAGAGCTGCCCTACGCCGACCAGATCGACATCAAGACCTATGAGTCCAACATCGAGCAGGACACCGCCCTGGGCCGTGTCGATGCCTTCGTGATGGACCGCGTCAGTGCAAGCCAGGTGATCCAGAAGACGCCGCTGCCGCTGGAACTGGCTGGCAAGCCGTTCTCGCGCCTGGAGAACGCGCTGCCGTTCCGCAAGGATGCCGAAGGTGAGGCCAAACGTGACGAGGTGGATGCCGCGCTGACCGAGCTCAAGGAAAATGGCCGCCTGGCCGAGATTTCCAACAAGTGGTTCGGCAACGACATCACCACGCCTTGA
- a CDS encoding amino acid ABC transporter permease: MDTLNIDYMLGLLPVMLKYLPLTLKMACIGMVAALVLASLLAVVRVLKVPVLNALTIVFISFFRGTPLLVQLFLFYYGLPQVMAFLTQIDGVTATILGLTLHFSAYMAESIRAAIVGVDRSQTEAALSIGMTNVQLMRRIVLPQAARVAAPTLMNYFVDMIKSTSLAFTLGVTELMGATQKEAASSFLYFESFIMVAIVYWVMVEGLSFVQRWMEKRLNKAYQR; this comes from the coding sequence ATGGATACTCTCAATATCGATTACATGCTTGGCCTGTTGCCGGTCATGCTCAAATACCTGCCACTGACACTCAAGATGGCCTGTATCGGCATGGTGGCCGCGCTGGTGCTGGCCTCGCTGTTGGCGGTAGTGCGGGTGCTCAAGGTGCCGGTGTTGAATGCGCTGACCATCGTGTTCATCTCCTTCTTCCGTGGCACGCCGCTGCTGGTGCAGTTGTTCCTGTTCTATTACGGCCTGCCGCAGGTGATGGCGTTCCTGACCCAGATCGATGGCGTCACCGCGACGATTCTCGGCCTGACGCTGCACTTCTCGGCCTACATGGCCGAATCCATCCGTGCCGCCATCGTCGGGGTCGATCGCAGCCAGACCGAAGCGGCGCTCTCCATCGGCATGACCAATGTCCAGCTGATGCGGCGCATCGTGCTGCCTCAGGCGGCCCGCGTGGCGGCCCCCACGCTGATGAACTACTTCGTGGACATGATCAAGTCCACGTCGCTGGCCTTCACGCTGGGGGTGACCGAACTGATGGGCGCGACTCAGAAGGAAGCGGCCAGCAGCTTCCTGTACTTTGAATCCTTCATCATGGTGGCCATCGTCTACTGGGTGATGGTGGAAGGGCTGTCCTTCGTGCAGCGCTGGATGGAGAAACGTCTCAACAAGGCCTATCAGCGATGA
- a CDS encoding amino acid ABC transporter ATP-binding protein, with protein MIAVRNLVKTFGGQAVLDGITLEVKQGEIIVVIGPSGTGKSTLLRCINFLEQPDGGEIQIGERKVEATRASRHDILGLRRSSAFVFQNYALFANKTALENIAEGLIVVNGWPKAKAHQRAREILERIGMSEKADAFPAALSGGQQQRIGIGRAMAAQAEVILFDEPTSALDPEWVDEVLELMKQLAVERQTMIVVTHEMQFAREVADRVIFMEGGRIVEQGPPSQLFSAPKDDRTRAFLRKVLDEVPPQCAEGI; from the coding sequence ATGATTGCAGTCAGAAACCTGGTCAAGACATTCGGCGGGCAGGCCGTACTCGATGGCATCACCCTGGAAGTGAAGCAGGGTGAAATCATTGTCGTCATCGGCCCGTCGGGCACCGGCAAGTCCACGCTGCTGCGCTGCATCAACTTCCTCGAGCAGCCCGATGGTGGCGAGATCCAGATCGGCGAGCGCAAGGTCGAGGCCACGCGCGCCAGCCGTCACGACATTCTCGGTCTGCGTCGCAGCAGTGCCTTCGTGTTCCAGAACTATGCGCTGTTCGCCAACAAGACGGCGCTTGAGAACATTGCCGAGGGCCTGATCGTCGTCAACGGCTGGCCCAAGGCCAAGGCGCACCAGCGGGCGCGCGAGATTCTCGAGCGTATCGGCATGAGCGAGAAGGCGGACGCCTTCCCGGCGGCTCTCTCCGGTGGTCAGCAGCAGCGGATCGGCATCGGGCGCGCCATGGCGGCCCAGGCCGAGGTGATCCTGTTCGATGAGCCGACCTCGGCACTGGACCCGGAGTGGGTCGATGAGGTGCTGGAGCTGATGAAGCAGCTGGCGGTCGAGCGCCAGACCATGATCGTGGTCACCCACGAGATGCAGTTCGCGCGGGAAGTCGCGGATCGCGTCATCTTCATGGAAGGCGGGCGGATCGTCGAGCAGGGGCCGCCGAGCCAGCTGTTCAGCGCGCCGAAGGATGACCGCACGCGCGCCTTCCTGCGCAAGGTGCTGGATGAAGTGCCGCCGCAGTGCGCCGAGGGCATCTGA
- a CDS encoding late competence development ComFB family protein: MDSAGVHNYMEQLVLDQLRLHPDSHSMDVDSREDVACIALNQLAPRYIRHDVDMAFYMAPAEQELLEERVSMALQEAFDKVRSMPRHG, encoded by the coding sequence ATGGATAGCGCAGGCGTACACAACTACATGGAGCAGCTGGTGCTCGACCAGCTGCGCTTGCATCCCGATAGCCACTCAATGGATGTCGACAGCCGCGAAGACGTGGCCTGCATCGCGCTCAATCAGCTGGCGCCCCGCTATATTCGCCACGACGTCGACATGGCGTTCTACATGGCGCCCGCCGAACAGGAGCTGCTGGAAGAGCGCGTCTCGATGGCACTCCAGGAAGCCTTCGACAAGGTGCGCTCGATGCCCCGTCACGGCTAG
- a CDS encoding cation:proton antiporter domain-containing protein has protein sequence MADTLFNDVMILLGASVVAAALFRRLHLPPVLAYLAVGFLVGPHLAGWIGRPEELAFLSEFGLVFLLFSLGLEFSVPRMRALKTTVFGLGACQVAVCSGLFWALGSALGLSPAAALVAAGALGLSSTAIVTRELARWNELDSPHGHAAVGVLLFQDLAALLFLILIPAMAGDGSQLLSDLGLMLIKGLGLVAVMLMIGKWVLPFVFQEISRARSEELFVLTVLLVALFSAWLTHSLHLSMALGAFLAGMMLGESHFRHQIEADIRPFRDILLGLFFVSVGMLLDPQVLLAQWYWVVIGVTCLLATKALLITGLARLSGRPLDSALRTGLVLSQGGEFGFALLALASQQRLMDNETVGLVVAIIIGSLVVTPSLIRHNQQLTRRLCRSTTPTQENPHTTAELSAATAPLSGHVIVCGFGRVGQTVGRFLTQEKLEWIAIDADPIRVHEAASAGEPVVFGDAQRLEILRALGIERARQVVITVNQLSHALAILRAIQPLELENLKVLVRTQDDADLETYKAAGATEVIPEVLEGSLMLVSHVLVNLEVPFRRVARSIQNAREARYSMLHGYFHGQQSQLTDKRGNPLLRRHPLTLTADAWACGRRLDDIALPEVCGILVSRVVRASGENLEDPTGDLTLACGDTLVLSGLADHIEEAETRLLTG, from the coding sequence ATGGCAGACACGCTGTTCAATGATGTGATGATACTGCTGGGAGCCTCGGTGGTGGCCGCAGCGCTGTTCCGCCGCCTGCATCTGCCGCCGGTGCTGGCCTATCTGGCGGTCGGTTTTCTGGTCGGCCCTCATCTGGCAGGCTGGATCGGTCGCCCGGAAGAACTCGCCTTCCTGTCGGAATTCGGGCTGGTGTTTCTGCTTTTCTCGCTCGGCCTCGAATTCTCGGTGCCGCGCATGCGCGCCCTCAAGACCACGGTATTCGGGCTGGGCGCCTGTCAGGTGGCGGTATGCAGTGGCCTGTTCTGGGCGCTGGGTTCGGCGCTGGGCCTGTCACCAGCGGCGGCGCTGGTAGCGGCCGGCGCGCTGGGGCTTTCCTCCACTGCCATCGTCACGCGGGAACTGGCACGCTGGAATGAGCTGGACAGCCCCCACGGCCACGCCGCCGTGGGCGTGCTGCTGTTCCAGGATCTCGCCGCCCTGCTGTTCCTGATCCTGATTCCGGCCATGGCCGGCGATGGCAGCCAGCTGCTCAGTGACCTGGGTCTGATGCTCATCAAGGGGCTCGGGCTGGTGGCGGTGATGCTGATGATCGGCAAGTGGGTGCTGCCGTTCGTGTTCCAGGAGATCTCTCGCGCGCGCTCTGAAGAGCTGTTCGTGCTCACTGTGCTGCTGGTGGCACTGTTCTCCGCCTGGCTGACCCACAGCCTGCATCTGTCGATGGCGCTGGGTGCCTTCCTGGCCGGGATGATGCTCGGCGAGAGCCATTTCCGTCATCAGATCGAGGCCGATATCCGGCCCTTCCGCGACATCCTGCTGGGGCTGTTCTTCGTCTCGGTGGGCATGTTGCTCGACCCGCAGGTGTTGCTGGCGCAGTGGTACTGGGTCGTCATCGGCGTGACCTGCCTGCTGGCGACCAAGGCACTGCTGATCACCGGACTGGCACGCCTCTCCGGCCGCCCGCTGGACAGCGCGCTGCGCACTGGCCTGGTGCTGTCCCAGGGCGGCGAATTCGGCTTCGCGCTGCTGGCGCTGGCCAGTCAGCAACGCCTGATGGACAACGAGACCGTGGGCCTGGTGGTGGCGATCATCATCGGCTCGCTGGTGGTCACGCCGAGCCTGATTCGCCACAACCAGCAGCTGACGCGCCGCCTGTGCCGCTCCACCACGCCCACCCAGGAGAACCCGCACACCACCGCGGAGCTGAGCGCCGCCACCGCCCCGCTCAGTGGCCATGTCATCGTGTGTGGCTTCGGGCGTGTCGGCCAGACGGTGGGGCGATTTCTCACTCAGGAGAAACTCGAGTGGATCGCCATCGATGCCGACCCCATCCGCGTCCACGAGGCCGCCAGCGCCGGCGAGCCGGTGGTGTTCGGTGATGCGCAGCGTCTGGAAATCCTGCGCGCCCTCGGCATCGAACGTGCCCGGCAGGTGGTGATCACCGTCAATCAGCTCTCGCACGCATTGGCCATATTACGCGCCATCCAGCCGCTGGAACTCGAGAACCTCAAGGTGCTGGTGCGCACCCAGGATGACGCGGACCTCGAGACCTACAAGGCCGCCGGGGCCACCGAAGTGATTCCCGAGGTGCTCGAGGGCTCGCTGATGCTGGTCTCGCATGTGCTGGTCAATCTCGAGGTGCCCTTTCGCCGCGTGGCGCGTTCGATCCAGAATGCGCGTGAGGCGCGCTACAGCATGCTGCATGGCTATTTCCATGGTCAGCAGTCCCAGTTGACCGACAAACGCGGCAACCCGCTGCTGCGGCGACATCCGCTGACGCTAACCGCCGATGCCTGGGCCTGTGGCCGACGACTGGACGACATCGCACTGCCGGAAGTGTGCGGCATTCTTGTCTCACGCGTGGTACGCGCCAGTGGCGAGAACCTGGAAGACCCCACCGGCGACCTGACGCTGGCGTGTGGCGATACACTGGTATTATCAGGACTGGCTGATCATATTGAAGAGGCGGAAACCCGCCTGCTGACCGGCTGA
- a CDS encoding YqcC family protein has product MNPTEPPRDGEIAGNPYDELRALLARLEATMKAADLWRMDTPSPQAFMSVEPFCVDRMDMGQWLRFVFIARLEAMCDARAPFPVKCEVAPAIEAWLKDARPERRVAMTEVIREIDTLVTTH; this is encoded by the coding sequence ATGAATCCGACTGAACCACCCCGGGACGGCGAGATCGCCGGCAATCCCTACGACGAACTGCGCGCGCTGCTGGCACGTCTGGAAGCGACCATGAAGGCAGCAGACCTGTGGCGCATGGACACGCCATCCCCGCAGGCCTTCATGAGTGTGGAGCCATTCTGTGTCGATCGCATGGACATGGGCCAGTGGCTGCGCTTCGTGTTCATCGCCCGTCTGGAAGCGATGTGTGATGCCCGTGCGCCATTCCCCGTCAAGTGTGAAGTGGCCCCGGCCATCGAAGCTTGGCTGAAGGATGCCCGCCCGGAGCGCCGCGTGGCGATGACGGAAGTGATTCGCGAGATCGACACGCTGGTCACGACGCATTGA
- a CDS encoding gamma-glutamylcyclotransferase family protein gives MAYYFAYGSNMNPARVVARIGETRRAVHGWLEEHRLSFDKASRVEGIAHANVQPAPGERVEGVLYELLEAEQIKLMDPFEGRPHEYERFLHPIVTREGVIDAWVYVALPERTAEGLKPAREYLEHLLGGRDFLTPDYFTALSGVEAVHALDDATLAQLGLSRSAPR, from the coding sequence ATGGCCTATTACTTCGCCTACGGCAGCAACATGAATCCGGCGCGTGTCGTGGCACGCATCGGCGAGACGCGACGGGCCGTGCATGGTTGGCTGGAAGAGCATCGCCTGAGCTTCGACAAGGCCTCTCGGGTTGAGGGTATCGCGCATGCCAACGTACAGCCTGCGCCGGGTGAGCGCGTCGAAGGCGTGCTGTACGAGCTGCTCGAGGCTGAGCAGATCAAGCTGATGGACCCCTTCGAAGGCCGCCCGCATGAATATGAGCGTTTCCTTCACCCCATCGTCACCCGCGAAGGCGTGATCGACGCCTGGGTGTATGTGGCGCTGCCCGAGCGCACCGCCGAGGGCCTCAAGCCGGCACGCGAGTATCTGGAGCATCTGCTTGGCGGGCGTGACTTCCTGACACCGGACTACTTCACGGCGCTGAGCGGCGTCGAGGCCGTGCATGCGCTGGATGACGCCACCCTGGCTCAGCTGGGCCTGTCGCGCAGTGCGCCGCGCTGA